Proteins from a genomic interval of Dunckerocampus dactyliophorus isolate RoL2022-P2 chromosome 5, RoL_Ddac_1.1, whole genome shotgun sequence:
- the LOC129181498 gene encoding uncharacterized protein LOC129181498, giving the protein MESYSGERSRLIGWCASTLITQLCQIRQSKETPLHSRTKVLVPPQSCENTTNIELNGQPVFHLLKNKRKRKNSLGLLSEVLLNCSALVHPFKCGEHSKKTKHLTVKNRCSPLLRPGPARCCVLDPVEAAEKECKRVVANKPSLKLEVYELMLSNLEGLVKMAKQTMRQWTRWVPEGEQPDFRQRVRNVETSMQELISDKATLLQVKLESKGPSEETPHQSPTIKLKPTALPQFDGNKQNFYLWRKEWEALQRQGEPTGSKEVRKIQLLDSLEDKVVRDLRLSTYGTADEIFSVLGNQFGNKTAIALEIIEEPQVLSPEKSYQPRKIVDLIQVVEKALYDLSELGNTGALKNPLVTKSLESKLPDGLKKEWLVHVSEGEEASSPEERFDMLLKFLRSQEKIYEQLDQLRDDDPSRRESRVPQKHARTKTTNSSSSQPSCVVCGERGHRKRLYYCKKFKVLKIAEKKEAVKKIGACGRCLEVHDDDAECKTTFPCKSEGCNDAQGPGHHYYLCPEAASKGDGPRKPKLSPAKGGWKKYTEAQEEFLTSLPPDSAQQCRDVFCNSVSKTFSSAVSERSLLAESGFEEFPVIMMILEVTANAGQRIGTLINLASDTNYITHEAAGELNLRSEDVTLIVHGVGGMQVTVDTKRYLLKIRVTTAKGTLRSHQLVCYGLDSIAEVNRHIPPKTLQKNVPLHELVCPTKIKLLISHKEGRLVPQKVRSVGDLVLWNGPLGKAVGGSHPDLMEDVKVTAHLTIEV; this is encoded by the coding sequence ATGGAAAGTTACAGCGGTGAGCGCTCCCGTCTCATCGGCTGGTGCGCGAGCACGCTAATTACGCAGCTGTGTCAAATCAGGCAGAGTAAAGAGACGCCACTACATAGCAGAACAAAGGTTTTAGTTCCTCCACAGAGCTGTGAGAATACTACCAACATAGAGCTGAACGGACAGCCGGTTTTTCACCtcctgaaaaataaaagaaaaaggaaaaacagtCTGGGCTTGTTGAGTGAAGTCCTGCTTAATTGTTCAGCGTTGGTACACCCCTTCAAGTGTGGGGagcacagcaaaaaaacaaaacacttgacAGTGAAAAACCGCTGCAGCCCACTGCTGCGTCCAGGCCCCGCCCGCTGCTGCGTCCTGGACCCAGTGGAAGCAGCTGAAAAAGAGTGCAAGCGGGTGGTAGCCAACAAACCTAGCCTGAAGCTGGAGGTATACGAACTCATGCTCAGCAACCTTGAGGGGCTGGTGAAGATGGCAAAACAGACCATGCGCCAATGGACTCGGTGGGTCCCAGAAGGAGAGCAGCCTGACTTCCGGCAGCGTGTCAGGAATGTGGAGACTTCGATGCAAGAGTTAATTTCTGACAAGGCTACCTTGCTGCAGGTGAAGCTGGAAAGCAAGGGGCCCTCTGAGGAGACACCACACCAGTCACCTAccatcaagctgaaaccaacggCACTCCCACAGTTTGACGGCAACAAGCAGAACTTCTACCTCTGGAGGAAAGAGTGGGAGGCACTACAAAGGCAAGGTGAACCGACTGGCTCCAAGGAGGTCAGGAAAATCCAGCTGTTGGACAGCCTGGAGGACAAAGTAGTGAGGGACCTTCGCCTGTCAACATATGGGACGGCGGATGAAATATTTAGTGTGCTGGGGAATCAGTTTGGAAATAAGACAGCAATTGCCCTGGAAATCATTGAGGAGCCGCAGGTGCTGTCACCAGAAAAAAGTTACCAACCCAGGAAGATTGTCGATTTAATACAGGTCGTGGAAAAGGCCCTGTATGACCTCAGTGAACTGGGAAACACTGGGGCCCTGAAAAATCCACTCGTTACCAAGTCCCTGGAGAGTAAGCTGCCAGACGGCTTAAAGAAGGAGTGGCTGGTCCATGTGTCGGAAGGAGAGGAAGCCTCATCACCTGAGGAGAGGTTTGACATGCTCCTTAAGTTTCTGAGAAGTCAGGAAAAGATTTATGAGCAGCTGGACCAGCTCAGGGATGATGACCCCAGCAGGAGGGAGTCAAGAGTCCCACAAAAACATGCCCGAACAAAAACCACCAACTCCTCAAGCTCCCAACCATCCTGTGTTGTCTGTGGAGAGAGGGGCCATAGAAAGAGACTCTATTACTGCAAGAAGTTCAAAGTTCTCAAAATAGCAGAGAAAAAGGAAGCAGTTAAAAAAATTGGTGCTTGTGGGAGGTGCCTGGAGGTCCACGACGATGACGCAGAGTGCAAGACCACCTTTCCGTGCAAAAGCGAGGGGTGTAATGATGCTCAAGGCCCGGGTCATCACTACTACCTCTGTCCCGAGGCTGCAAGTAAGGGAGATGGGCCGAGGAAGCCAAAGCTTAGTCCAGCAAAAGGGGGATGGAAAAAGTACACAGAGGCCCAGGAAGAGTTCCTGACAAGCCTGCCCCCTGACTCAGCCCAGCAGTGTCGTGATGTCTTCTGCAACTCAGTCTCAAAGACATTCAGTTCAGCCGTATCTGAGAGGAGTTTGCTGGCAGAGAGTGGATTTGAAGAGTTCCCTGTCATAATGATGATCCTGGAAGTTACTGCAAATGCTGGACAGAGGATTGGGACCCTGATAAACTTGGCGTCCGACACGAACTACATCACTCATGAGGCTGCAGGTGAGCTGAACCTGAGGAGTGAGGATGTGACGCTCATAGTCCATGGAGTCGGCGGGATGCAAGTGACAGTGGATACCAAGCGTTACCTCCTGAAGATCCGGGTCACAACAGCAAAGGGAACCCTGAGGTCTCACCAGCTTGTGTGTTACGGACTGGACAGCATTGCAGAGGTCAATCGCCACATACCACCCAagacactgcaaaaaaatgtcCCTCTTCATGAACTGGTCTGTCCTACTAAAATCAAGCTCCTCATCAGCCACAAGGAAGGCCGACTCGTCCCTCAAAAAGTGCGCTCTGTTGGTGACCTTGTCCTGTGGAATGGTCCCCTTGGGAAAGCAGTGGGTGGCTCTCATCCAGATCTCATGGAAGATGTTAAAGTCACAGCCCACTTGACAATTGAggtttga